In Haloplanus rubicundus, one DNA window encodes the following:
- a CDS encoding M20/M25/M40 family metallo-hydrolase, protein MEPERRAFLDRLLETPSPSGFETRGQRVWLDYVSEFADDVWTDDYGNAVAVHEGGETELALAGHADEVGYIVRRIDDDGFVRIGSIGGADRTVSKGQHVTVHADDPVAGVVGQTAIHLREKGEESYDDVEEQYVDVGAADGEEAESLVSVGDPVTVSTTVEDLHGSRISARGMDNRIGVWAAAEGLRRAVESDADATVYAVSTIQEEVGLQGARMVGADLAPDAVVAVDVTHATDSPGIPDKRRGPVELGEGPVVTRGSANHPVLVEMARAAADDVRVDVQLQAAGSRTGTDADAFFVAAGGTPALNVGLPNRYMHTPVEVVDANDLDDLATLLGAVAVRAGSTDSFAVDV, encoded by the coding sequence CTGGAACCGGAGCGCCGGGCGTTTCTGGACCGACTGCTGGAGACGCCGAGTCCGTCGGGCTTCGAGACCCGCGGGCAACGCGTCTGGCTCGACTACGTGAGCGAGTTCGCCGACGACGTGTGGACCGACGACTACGGCAACGCCGTCGCGGTCCACGAGGGCGGCGAGACGGAACTCGCCCTCGCCGGCCACGCCGACGAGGTGGGGTACATCGTCCGCCGGATCGACGACGACGGCTTCGTCCGCATCGGCTCGATCGGCGGCGCGGACCGGACGGTGTCGAAGGGCCAACACGTCACCGTCCACGCCGACGACCCGGTCGCGGGCGTCGTCGGGCAGACGGCGATCCACCTGCGCGAGAAAGGCGAGGAGAGCTACGACGACGTCGAGGAGCAGTACGTCGACGTGGGGGCGGCCGACGGCGAGGAGGCCGAATCGCTGGTCTCCGTCGGCGACCCCGTCACCGTCTCGACCACCGTCGAGGACCTCCACGGCTCGCGGATTTCGGCCCGCGGGATGGACAACCGGATCGGCGTCTGGGCGGCCGCCGAGGGATTGCGCCGAGCGGTCGAGTCCGACGCCGACGCGACGGTGTACGCCGTCTCGACGATTCAGGAGGAGGTGGGCCTGCAGGGCGCGCGGATGGTGGGTGCCGACCTCGCGCCCGACGCCGTCGTTGCCGTCGACGTGACCCACGCCACCGACTCGCCGGGGATTCCGGACAAGCGGCGCGGGCCGGTCGAACTCGGCGAGGGGCCGGTCGTGACCCGCGGGAGCGCCAACCATCCCGTGCTGGTCGAGATGGCGCGCGCCGCGGCCGACGACGTGAGGGTCGACGTGCAGTTGCAGGCGGCGGGGAGTCGGACCGGCACCGACGCCGACGCCTTCTTCGTCGCGGCCGGCGGCACCCCCGCGCTGAACGTCGGCCTGCCGAACCGCTACATGCACACGCCGGTCGAAGTCGTCGACGCGAACGACCTAGACGACCTGGCGACGCTGTTGGGTGCCGTGGCGGTGCGTGCGGGGTCGACGGACTCCTTCGCGGTCGACGTCTGA
- a CDS encoding lactate racemase domain-containing protein, producing the protein MRDSLAVPEDTIRTTVGDLALPRMGVVEQVWETDPIPTEEIESRAASATHDLDFDHVPDGGEVAIGAGSRGIANLGRIVRGVVAGVREQGYEPFVFPAMGSHGGATAEGQREKLNTLGVSEETVGCEIRATMEVETVGETPERGVSVYADANAVAADAIVMVNRIKPHTDFSGEVESGLSKMLVIGMGKQKGAKMAHDWAVDWSLRNMLPEIASQLLDSLPVAGGVAIVEDEHDDTTLLEGVPASGFLKRERELLEMAYDRMPTLPFDELDVLVVDRIGKDVSGQGMDTNVTGRRHFTINEPEPESPEVKRIFLRGMTEKTKGNAMGMGQADFVHHDILDGIDTSKALINAITASTVRCVRLPPVVENDRAGLLGALGTVGPVAGDEARVLRVTDTMRLQRVYASAPLIEAARDRDDLRVVAEPDELAFDDDGDFAAPSPDGGHDSSD; encoded by the coding sequence ATGAGGGATTCGCTCGCCGTCCCCGAGGACACCATCCGAACGACCGTCGGCGACCTCGCCCTACCGCGGATGGGCGTCGTCGAACAGGTCTGGGAAACCGACCCCATCCCGACCGAGGAGATCGAATCGCGCGCCGCGTCGGCGACGCACGACCTCGACTTCGACCACGTCCCCGACGGCGGCGAGGTGGCCATCGGCGCCGGCAGTCGCGGCATCGCCAACCTCGGACGCATCGTCCGCGGCGTCGTCGCCGGCGTCCGCGAACAAGGGTACGAACCGTTCGTCTTCCCGGCGATGGGGAGTCACGGCGGCGCGACCGCGGAGGGACAACGCGAGAAACTGAACACCCTCGGCGTCAGCGAGGAGACGGTCGGCTGCGAGATTCGTGCGACGATGGAGGTGGAGACGGTGGGCGAGACGCCGGAACGCGGCGTTTCGGTGTACGCCGACGCCAACGCCGTCGCCGCCGACGCCATCGTGATGGTCAACCGGATCAAACCCCACACCGACTTCAGCGGCGAGGTGGAGAGCGGCCTCTCGAAGATGCTCGTCATCGGCATGGGGAAACAGAAGGGAGCGAAGATGGCCCACGACTGGGCGGTCGACTGGAGCCTCCGGAACATGCTCCCCGAAATCGCGAGCCAGTTGCTCGACTCCCTCCCCGTCGCCGGCGGCGTCGCCATCGTCGAGGACGAACACGACGACACGACGCTGCTGGAAGGCGTCCCCGCCTCGGGCTTCCTGAAACGCGAACGGGAGTTGCTGGAGATGGCCTACGATCGGATGCCGACGCTCCCGTTCGACGAACTGGACGTGCTCGTGGTCGATCGGATCGGTAAGGACGTGAGCGGGCAGGGGATGGACACCAACGTCACCGGGCGCCGACACTTCACGATCAACGAACCCGAACCCGAGTCGCCCGAGGTGAAGCGCATCTTCCTCCGCGGGATGACCGAGAAGACGAAGGGGAACGCGATGGGGATGGGACAGGCCGACTTCGTCCACCACGACATCCTCGACGGCATCGACACGTCGAAGGCGCTGATCAACGCCATCACCGCGAGCACCGTTCGCTGTGTCCGCCTGCCTCCCGTCGTCGAGAACGACCGCGCGGGACTGCTCGGCGCCCTCGGGACCGTCGGCCCCGTCGCCGGCGACGAGGCGCGCGTCCTGCGCGTGACGGACACGATGCGCCTACAGCGGGTGTACGCTTCCGCGCCCCTGATCGAGGCGGCGCGTGATCGCGACGACCTGCGGGTGGTCGCCGAACCGGACGAACTCGCCTTCGACGACGACGGGGACTTCGCCGCGCCGTCGCCCGACGGCGGGCACGATAGTAGCGATTGA
- a CDS encoding 50S ribosomal protein L11, translating to MAGTIEVLVPGGEATPGPPLGPELGPTPVDVQAVVQQINDETAAFDGMEVPITVEYEDDGSFTIEVGVPPTAELIKDEAGFETGSGEPQETFVADLTVEQVKKIAEQKQSDLLAYDLKNAAKEVVGTCVTLGVTIEGNDPRQFKERIDDGEYDDEFAEEAAA from the coding sequence ATGGCTGGAACTATCGAAGTGCTCGTTCCCGGCGGCGAGGCCACCCCTGGCCCGCCGCTCGGGCCGGAACTCGGTCCGACGCCGGTCGACGTACAGGCCGTCGTACAGCAGATCAACGACGAGACCGCCGCGTTCGACGGCATGGAAGTACCGATCACCGTCGAGTACGAGGACGACGGCTCCTTCACCATCGAGGTGGGTGTCCCGCCGACGGCCGAACTCATCAAGGACGAGGCCGGCTTCGAGACGGGGAGCGGCGAGCCCCAGGAGACGTTCGTCGCCGACCTGACCGTCGAACAGGTCAAAAAGATCGCCGAGCAGAAGCAGTCGGACCTGCTCGCGTACGACCTGAAAAACGCCGCGAAGGAGGTCGTCGGCACCTGCGTCACCCTCGGCGTCACCATCGAGGGTAACGATCCCCGGCAGTTCAAAGAGCGAATCGACGACGGCGAGTACGACGACGAGTTCGCCGAAGAAGCGGCCGCGTAA
- a CDS encoding NADH:flavin oxidoreductase/NADH oxidase, translated as MSADLFTPLELRGTELPNRIMVSPMCQYSCEARDGLPTDWHHTHLVSRAVGGAGLVMTEATAVEPRGRISPQDLGIWSDDHADALADITDSIRAQGSVPAIQLAHAGRKASTKRPWEGGDPITGDEGWETIAPSAEPYPHDAGAVPTREMTADDVAAVIDAFRDAAVRAREAGFRVAEIHAAHGYLLHEFLSPVTNHRTDAYGGGFEGRTRLLHEIASTVREVWPDDDPLFVRISATDWLPDRDSWTVEDSIRLADDLAPLGVDLMDVSGGGIHPEQRIPSTGPGYQERYARRIKTETESDIAVGAVGGITTPEQADALIRNGRGDLAIVGREHLRDPYFALHAAKQLDRLDDVEVPPQYHRAF; from the coding sequence GTGTCAGCCGATCTGTTCACACCGCTCGAACTCCGCGGGACCGAGCTCCCGAACCGTATCATGGTGTCGCCGATGTGTCAGTATTCCTGTGAGGCTCGCGACGGCCTCCCGACGGACTGGCACCATACCCACCTCGTCAGTCGGGCCGTCGGCGGCGCCGGCCTCGTCATGACCGAGGCGACGGCCGTCGAACCACGCGGCCGCATCTCGCCGCAGGACCTCGGGATCTGGAGCGACGACCACGCCGACGCCCTCGCCGACATCACGGACTCGATCCGTGCCCAGGGGAGCGTCCCCGCCATCCAGCTGGCCCACGCCGGGCGCAAGGCGTCGACGAAACGCCCGTGGGAGGGCGGCGACCCGATCACCGGCGACGAGGGCTGGGAGACCATCGCCCCCTCCGCCGAGCCTTACCCCCACGACGCCGGGGCGGTCCCCACACGGGAGATGACGGCCGACGACGTCGCGGCCGTGATCGACGCCTTCCGGGACGCCGCCGTCCGCGCCCGCGAGGCCGGCTTTCGGGTGGCCGAGATTCACGCCGCCCACGGCTACCTCCTCCACGAGTTCCTCTCGCCGGTGACCAACCACCGGACCGACGCCTACGGCGGCGGCTTCGAGGGCCGCACGCGCCTCCTCCACGAAATCGCGAGCACCGTCCGCGAGGTGTGGCCCGACGACGACCCCCTGTTCGTGCGCATCTCCGCGACCGACTGGCTCCCCGACCGCGACTCCTGGACCGTCGAGGACTCGATCCGCCTCGCCGACGACCTCGCCCCCCTCGGCGTCGACCTGATGGACGTGAGCGGCGGCGGCATCCACCCCGAGCAGCGGATCCCCTCGACCGGCCCGGGGTATCAGGAGCGCTACGCGCGGCGGATCAAGACGGAGACGGAGTCGGACATCGCCGTCGGCGCCGTCGGCGGCATCACGACGCCGGAACAGGCCGACGCGCTGATCAGAAACGGTCGGGGTGACCTCGCCATCGTGGGTCGGGAACACCTCCGCGATCCCTACTTCGCGCTGCACGCGGCCAAGCAACTGGACCGCCTCGACGACGTCGAGGTCCCGCCCCAGTATCACCGCGCGTTCTAA